From Qipengyuania soli:
GGGCGCGGTCCCGGCGACGATGGGCTATCGCGGCTATGCGCACAGCTGCTGCACCTCGATCAACCATGTGATCTGTCACGGCATCCCCTCGGACAAGGCTCTGAAGGACGGCGACATCGTCAATATCGACGTGACCCCGCTGCTCGACGGCTGGCACGGCGATACCAGCCGGATGTATTTCGTCGGCGATGTATCGCTCAAGGCGCGCAAGCTGGTCGACGTGACCTACGAATGCCTCATGCTCGGTATCGAAGCGGCATCGAAGCCGGGTGCGCGGCTGGGCGACATTGGCGCCGTGATCGAAGCGCATGCCCGCCAGCATCGCTATGGCGTGGTGCAGGAGTTCTGCGGCCACGGCCTCGGTCGCCTGTTCCACGATGCCCCCGAAGTCATCCATGCCGCCCGCGCGGGAACGGGTCCGGAATTGAAGCCCGGCATGTTCTTCACCATCGAGCCGATGATCAATCTCGGTCGTCCGCATGCCAAGATCCTCGGCGACGGCTGGACCGCGGTGACGCGCGACAAGTCGCTTTCCGCCCAGTTCGAGCACTCGATCGGCATTACCGAGAACGGCGTCGAGATCTTCACCGAGAGCCCCAAGGGGCTGCACCAGCCGCCTTACTGATCGGGTGCGGGTTCCCCGGGCGTCATCGTCCGGTCGTCCCACGACTGGTCGCTGATGAAGCGACCGCGCTCCGCCTCGCGGCTCATGGCGATGACGTGGTCCACGCCTTCGATGGTAATTTCGAAAGTCCCGTGCTCGGTTGCGCGGATGAGGCCCTTCGACTTCAGATACCAGGCGTGGAAGTCGAACGTGTCGTCCGAACAGTCGATCAGCTCCTGGATATAGAAGCCGATCACGCCCGGATCGCGCGGCTTCTCGCGCCGCCGCTTGTAGAGGAACTGCAGGATCTTCTCGTGCGCGGAAGCGTCTTCGGAGGCCGTCCGCTCGTCGATGCGCAGGTCGCCTTCCTCGACCTCCTCGAACACCGCATCCTTGTGGTGTGTGCGGTATTCGCGGTCGTATTCGGCGCGGGAGTCCGGATCGCGTAGTACGCGATAGGCCTCGATGATCTCCTGGAACTTGTCCACGTCCGCAGTCTGCGTGTGGTCCGGGTGATACATCTGCGCGAAGTAGCGATAGGCCTTTTCGAGCATCTTCGCATCGCAGGTCGGCGACACCTGCAGCAGCGCATAGAAATCGGTAAAGCTGTGACTTTCGTCGTTCATCAAGGCCTCGCCGTGTGACCGGCTGGACGACCGGTTCATGCTTCCACTTTCGGTTGCGACGCCATCGGGCGAGAGTACCTTTGCCTTGTTATTGGCCTTTGTTTTCGTGGCAACGCGGCAATTGTCAAAGGAAATGGCGGAATTAGCTCTCCCGTGCCGACCTGATCGCTGCCCCCGCTGCAAAAGGAGCAAGAGCGCACAGGCCGAGGCTGATTGCTGCAGTAAGGATGATGGCACTGTCGTCAGGACGCGCCAGCGCTCCTGCACCAAAGATCAGGATCGGCACGGCAAGCGGGATGACCATCAGTCCTGCCAACGCGGCACCGCCGCGAAGTGTGGCGGTGAGCGCAGCGACGGCAAGGCCCACTGCTGCAAGTCCG
This genomic window contains:
- the map gene encoding type I methionyl aminopeptidase — protein: MTEYQVIDNETAVYRDGTIKLHGPEGFDGMRKAGRLAAEILDELTTFVQPGVTTGQIDDLVRTMTLDAGAVPATMGYRGYAHSCCTSINHVICHGIPSDKALKDGDIVNIDVTPLLDGWHGDTSRMYFVGDVSLKARKLVDVTYECLMLGIEAASKPGARLGDIGAVIEAHARQHRYGVVQEFCGHGLGRLFHDAPEVIHAARAGTGPELKPGMFFTIEPMINLGRPHAKILGDGWTAVTRDKSLSAQFEHSIGITENGVEIFTESPKGLHQPPY
- a CDS encoding DnaJ domain-containing protein — protein: MNDESHSFTDFYALLQVSPTCDAKMLEKAYRYFAQMYHPDHTQTADVDKFQEIIEAYRVLRDPDSRAEYDREYRTHHKDAVFEEVEEGDLRIDERTASEDASAHEKILQFLYKRRREKPRDPGVIGFYIQELIDCSDDTFDFHAWYLKSKGLIRATEHGTFEITIEGVDHVIAMSREAERGRFISDQSWDDRTMTPGEPAPDQ